One part of the Arabidopsis thaliana chromosome 1 sequence genome encodes these proteins:
- a CDS encoding myb-like transcription factor family protein (myb-like transcription factor family protein; CONTAINS InterPro DOMAIN/s: Myb transcription factor (InterPro:IPR015495); Has 12 Blast hits to 12 proteins in 1 species: Archae - 0; Bacteria - 0; Metazoa - 0; Fungi - 0; Plants - 12; Viruses - 0; Other Eukaryotes - 0 (source: NCBI BLink).) gives MAFPAWMSGFCPAMFRATFDCRGSSDTVRFFTTMVGLRLASIGFFSGGRLAKISGINCLWEIFPFQIC, from the exons ATGGCTTTTCCAGCATGGATGTCTGGCTTTTGTCCGGCGATGTTTAGGGCAACGTTTGATTGTCGTGGTTCTTCTGACACTGTTCGGTTCTTTACGACGATGGTCGGTTTGCGTTTGGCTTCCATTGGCTTCTTTAGCGGCGGTAGGCTAGCTAAG ATTTCAGGAATCAATTGCCTTTGGGAGATCTTTCCTTTCCAAATTTGCTAA
- the HOS10 gene encoding high response to osmotic stress 10 (high response to osmotic stress 10 (HOS10); CONTAINS InterPro DOMAIN/s: SANT, DNA-binding (InterPro:IPR001005), Homeodomain-like (InterPro:IPR009057), Myb, DNA-binding (InterPro:IPR014778), HTH transcriptional regulator, Myb-type, DNA-binding (InterPro:IPR017930), Homeodomain-related (InterPro:IPR012287), Myb transcription factor (InterPro:IPR015495); BEST Arabidopsis thaliana protein match is: myb domain protein 6 (TAIR:AT4G09460.1); Has 8926 Blast hits to 8306 proteins in 471 species: Archae - 0; Bacteria - 0; Metazoa - 693; Fungi - 424; Plants - 6065; Viruses - 3; Other Eukaryotes - 1741 (source: NCBI BLink).) encodes MGRSPCCEKAHMNKGAWTKEEDQRLIDYIRNHGEGSWRSLPKSVGLLRCGKSCRLRWINYLRPDLKRGNFTDGEEQIIVKLHSLFGNKWSLIAGKLPGRTDNEIKNYWNTHIKRKLLNRGIDPKTHGSIIEPKTTSFHPRNEDLKSTFPGSVKLKMETSCENCASTSGTTTDEDLRLSVDCDYRYDHLDKELNLDLTLGYSPTRFVGVGSCY; translated from the exons ATGGGAAGATCACCATGTTGTGAAAAGGCTCACATGAACAAAGGAGCATggactaaagaagaagatcaacgTCTTATTGATTATATACGTAATCATGGTGAAGGCTCTTGGCGTTCTCTTCCTAAATCCGTTG GGTTGTTGCGTTGTGGAAAAAGTTGTAGATTAAGATGGATTAATTACCTTCGTCCTGATCTTAAACGTGGAAATTTCACTGATGGTGAAGAGCAAATCATTGTCAAACTTCATAGTTTATTTGGCAACAA ATGGTCTTTGATTGCTGGGAAATTACCGGGAAGAACCGATAATGAGATTAAAAATTATTGGAACACTCATATAAAAAGGAAGCTTCTTAACCGTGGTATTGACCCAAAAACTCACGGTTCGATCATCGAGCctaaaacgacatcgtttcaTCCCCGAAATGAAGATTTGAAGTCCACGTTTCCCGGTTCTGTTAAACTAAAGATGGAGACTTCTTGTGAAAACTGTGCTTCTACGAGCGGTACGACTACGGACGAGGATTTACGGTTAAGTGTTGATTGTGATTACAGATATGATCATCTGGACAAGGAGCTAAACTTGGACCTAACACTCGGGTACAGTCCGACTCGATTTGTCGGGGTCGGATCTTGTTACTAG
- a CDS encoding myb-like transcription factor family protein has protein sequence MAFPAWMSGFCPAMFRATFDCRGSSDTVRFFTTMVGLRLASIGFFSGDFRNQLPLGDLSFPNLLMKFGGFSN, from the exons ATGGCTTTTCCAGCATGGATGTCTGGCTTTTGTCCGGCGATGTTTAGGGCAACGTTTGATTGTCGTGGTTCTTCTGACACTGTTCGGTTCTTTACGACGATGGTCGGTTTGCGTTTGGCTTCCATTGGCTTCTTTAGCGGCG ATTTCAGGAATCAATTGCCTTTGGGAGATCTTTCCTTTCCAAATTTGCTAATGAAGTTTGGTGGATTctctaattaa